GATTgagaagggaggaagaaggaaaaggagagagagattgagtctAGCCACTAAAAATATGGCACCTTGTGCTTATCCTGAAAAATATAATTGCTGGAACTCGGTCCTTCTAGGATCCCTTGGCATGGACTCTAGTTGTGTCTGCCTTGCTTTCTGACGAAATCACCTTGGCTCAGTGCTCCTTTAAGCCCCTCCCCTTTTTGACCACAAAATCACTCTTGGGATCTGTATCATAACAGGAGAGTTGGCAGAGTTAGAGCAGAGCAGATATGCATAtcattgcagtgtggacaaaATTATTCCGagaaatcttgcaaaattagttatgtGACAAATGTAGAAGCCACTTCACACAGTGCCATTTTTCAGATTTTATTGGTGATCATGTTGATATTGTACCAAGCTCCAGTAGGCATATGCCCCTCTCTGCTGGCATCATTCTTATACATCCCCTAGATCAATACCTCCACATCTGAGAAGTGTAACTAGTCCATACCCTATTCCGGAGTAGGAATATTTTCTCAGATAAAATTCGAATGTTCTTTCCCTTCAGTGCAAACTGCCACACACAACAAACTGCTGTGTGGAAGACCATTGTTCATTACAACAAACAAGGATGAAAATGCCCAGACTACCAATTCTCCACCGTAGGGCACATGGCGTCAGAATGACTCTAGGGCTCTGGACTGACTGACATTAACAAGCTAGCTGTGTATTGCCATTGTATTGCTAGGATACAGTACATCATGGGCATGACAACTCTGTGCTATAGTTTTCTCCAGCAACATCCTTCCTGCTGGAGACAACAGATGatgggtggaagagagaggagagagggtAACCAGTTGCCTACTGGGACAGGGATCTTAAGGGTGTTTAGGCTGGACAGCCTGTCTCAGCTTTAGTGCCTAATAAAGACCACGTTTGGTGATTTCCATTGAAGAAATTCTGACATCATTCACGACCTGCAGTTTGGTGATAGCCGAGAGCTGTTTCTGCCGATGCTTGTACTGGAGGATTTTGTTTTCATCAATGGAAACATGGAAATAGTCTGGGTCAGAGTAGATTTCgatctgaaagagagagagagtgagagttaGGATCTCCAGGAATTGGTCTGAAACATCACCGGAGAAGCTGATCCAGCACAAATGAAAGCACGTCTGATCTGTGGTCAGTGACAATCCTCTAGGACACCGATGAGTGTGCTAGCCACCTTCCATTCAGGCTAACTAAGGGAACAATGATAACACCCCTTTGTTTATGATAGCTGAAACCACGGCCCAGAGACTAGACTGAATGCAAACACAGGGCCTTTGGATTCATTGATGGAGATGAGAAATGGCAAAGCAGAATAACTAGCATCCATTTGGCATCCAGGGAGCATGCAAAACAAATGTAgcttacaccagtggttctcagccagggtacatgtacccctggggatgtgcagaggtcttccaggggggtacatcaactcatctagatatttgcctagttttacaacaggctacataaaaagcactagcaaagtcaatataaactaaaatttcatagaaacaatgacttgtttatactgctctgtatactacacactgaaatgtaagtacaatatttatagtccaattgatttattttataattatatggtaaaacgagaaagtcagcaatttttcagtaatagtgtgctgtgtcatttttgtgtttttatgtctgattttgtaagcaagtagtttttaagtgaggtgaaacttgggggtacgcaagacaaatcagcctcctgaaaggggtacagtagtgtgggaaggttgagaatcactggcttACATTGATTTTTGGTGTTCTGGGGGGATAAATCAGGTCTGCAGTTCCCCATAGGCATTGTGAGTATAATTTAAAGTGTGTGTATGAAGGGGGGCATGCTTTGTCTGACCACCTCTTGTTAATTGATTTTCCTGCTAATCACACATACTCTTAATCCATCCACTTGCCTTGTACGTTACACTTGCTTTGCACAGCACCTGTATAGCATGGCAGTGCAAGTCACACCACTTAACTGCTTACATCTGTTTATAGTCATCTTATAACTGATGTGCAGTTGACCTTACCATTTACATCCCTGCTAAACGGAGCCCAGGGAGTTATACCTGCATCTTTACTCCAGGCTGGATATGGCCCAGAGTGCTAACTAGGTCAAATTTCTGTTCTCCTATTTTGTCATTGGAGTTAATGAAGTCggtggagttactccaggtttACAACAGTGAAACTGAGCAGAACTGTGCATTGAAGGAAGGACTGAGTGATTTGTACTGCtggtcccagctccagggctggcagtcatgtgtctctcccagcagatttGTGGGTTGATATTGAATTACCTGGAAAGGTTCCTTTGCTTTTAGGGGGAAGGTGTCAGTTACTTCTTCCGGCCCCCAGCGGTTGGATAGGAAGGAGTTGCAGATGATTTTGGAGTCAGCGAAGCAAGGGTTAAAGTGGAAAGCGATTTGGTCTCCTGCATTGCAGAGGAAATTAATTTCAAACCTAAAAAATGAGAGAAATGAGTGATTCAAACCCATGAAGCCTGGCAGCTGGGTCCCATGAGACACCATGATGCTCTGAAAAATGGCTGCAGATAATACCCTTACATATTTGCATTGGAGTTTGTTTCACCTTTAACTATCACGCTCCAGCCAGGACACAGCCCCTCTGGGTACGATGCCTCGAACTGTGAATGGGAAAAACCAAGTCAGTGATACTCAGCAATGAAGAGAGGCAAGGTGagggagataatatcttttattggaccaacttctgtgggtgagagagacaagctttccagcaaTAAAGAAACATATCTCAGCGTTCTCCCctgccctctctctcctttcccattCCCTCCACAGCTTTATTACTGGGTCACTtttcatcctctctctctttcccatcttctcttcctcttttctcttgtcttcctcttcctctctccctccacctcttTGTCACTCAGCAATGCCATAAAATAACCATAAAGCAGCTCAGCCTTTTTTGCTTTCAGAATTCTCCTTTCTCTCCAAGATGTTTTGGGGTGGCCAATCCCATTTCATCTGCTGATGGCTGAGAAATCACTGCTCTGCACCAACTGGCAGAGAAATGCCAGGGCTCTTGCTGCAAAAAACCTTCATAAAATCCTGTTTGTTATGAAATCAAGGAAATCCTTCTTCCCCTCCTCATCCTCAACAGTGCAAAATCTTCAGAGTCCTGAGCATGAGACTTTGAGGTGCTTTGAGGGATGGCTGGAATGGCAGGAACTGATCAGAGGGGAATAGTGAATCATAGACATGGGCCATctagaggtcacctagtccatccCTCCGTATTAAGGAAGGATTAAGCATACCTAGCCCATCCCAGACAGAtggttgtctaacctgttcttaaaagcctgtACTAAGgaagattccacagcctctcttggCAACCTGGTTATGTGCTTAACTTTCCttatggttagaaagtttttccaattatccaacctaaatttccctgtGCTGCAAACTAAGTTGATTGCTTCTCCTCCTGGCCTtgatgaacatggagaacaactgatgatcatcctctttataaaaatctttttcatatttgaaaactgtttccctgcagccttcccttcCGTAGACTAAAGGtgcccagttctttcaacctttcttAAGAGGTCATATTTTTCAAACctcttataatttttgttgctctcctctggactttttcctaTTTGTTCACAGCTTTCTTCAAGTCAGTGGAACATGGGCAGCTGGATAAGCGCCACCTCACTCACTGTTATGCACCTCATGCTTTCCAGGCTGGGATCTTTGTCTGGTCTCAGGAGTTAAACTCATGTAAAAGACAAAAGAGCAGGTTCATTTCTCAATAATTCATGTTTCTGTTGAACAACCCATTTTTCATAAGAAAGGCTTGACATTTCCTCCCTTTTCTGATGCTCCTATGAGCCGACTCTGCCTCCTGTGCCTTACACAGaagcagcaccactgaaatgcagccggcCCTACTAAGGGTGGAGGCAGGAGCAAAGGGGCCCAAAGCTCAGCACAACACAATGGAGAAAAGAGGAATTCTGGCTATGAAAAATTAGTCAAACCACTGTTCTTCTGGAAAATACCCTGGGATCTGTCATGTCCATGCTGAGCAGATGGGACCTGAGGTGTCACAATCTCCCTAGTAAGATCCTCACCCAGTGAAGTGCTTGGGGCTCAGTGTACTTTCCTCATAAGGATTTGGAACAGGGAGCTGAAATAAGTGATGAATTCAAGTGAAACAGCTCGCTCTCTTCCCCATACTCCATGGGGAATGACACCTGCTTCTCTTCGCTAGCGGTATTCCCACGCTACCCACCACTGACCATCTGTGTTTGTCAAGTGCCTAGCAGAGAGGGATCTTGGTCTGTTGCTGTGGGTCTTAGGTGCTACCAcagcacaaataataaataataacaaactcTCATGGTCCCTTTTTATACAACCTCCTTTCCTGCACTGAATGATGCTCATCTCCATAGCTGGGAGAAATCACTCCTGGTTTTGGTAGACACCCTGGAGTTCTGCTCCATTCCCAGTTTTCACTCCCAGTCATGTAGAGCATTCAGTCTCTCCGGGGCTTCACTTATCCAGTCCCTTTACTCTGCCACTGGATTCCATTCAAACCATGCCTAGCGTCTCCCGGACACACATGTCCTTAGGGCAAGAGCTGAGACACAATCATCTGAGACAGCTCCACTGTTAATCTCCAGCCTCCTTTCTTGCCACTTCTAAAGACGGAGCCCACTAAACACTTTCCCGCCATTCTCATGCTGGTGgttggccacacacacacacacacacacattttgcccccttagaaacacacacacacacagtttgcccccttagaaacacacacacacacacacacacacacacacacacacacacacacacacacacacacacacacattttgcccCCTTAGAAACACTTGGGTCATGCAAAGCTGATTGTAAGGTCTAAGTGGGGTGAAAGTCATGCTGGATCCCAATCTGGGCTTCACTTGGATCTCACCCTAAAGCCACTAGAGCACATACAACGAAAGGTGCTCCACATCCCCACAACAGCAACTCTGTCTCTGATACTGGTTGTCCCGGGAGAGATTTTTTTAACCTACAAAAGAAAGACACCTGCTCAGGTTGCTCCACtagacactgggccagattctgatctcagcacAACACTGTAATTCTGGAATAACAGCAGTGAAGTcagcggtgttagtctggatttacaccagtctaACTGAGACCACAATCTGGCCAGTTGCCCTAAAACGTCCTTCTGTGCTCGATTATAAAAGAGATACATCTTGAGGCTCATCACTGAGACAGAAGGGCAGACCTATAAGCAGAATCCTCATGAACCTGTTGGTTTCTAGCTTTGCTCTGGCCAGATTTCTGGGTTTTCTCCCCAGCTGCAATGCTCTTTCTTTATCTATCCTGTGCTTGAATTAGCAGAACCCCAGACACTGAGCACTAGTTTGAGCTGGTGAGTTATGCCAGCTGCTGGTCCCTCTCCCTTACCCGCAGTACCATCTTGCTCGCCTGCCTTTCCACTGTCAGACCGATCCACAGCTGGATGTGCAGCCAGCAAGGCCTGATATAAGGGCTGCTgaccacgtgtgtgtgtgtgtttgggggcggAATTATCAGAGACAGAGGAGCGAGCTAGCCTCCTGACCCTTGATGGGAAGAGAAGAATGGAAAAatccactccctgcctgccttgcaaAGTCAGACTGTTCATTCTCTCAGCACTAATCCAGACCTTGTGTTCTTGCTTACAATAGCAAAAGCAACAAAACAATCCAGAATGGGGACATGGTGGCATCATTTTATTACAGTGAAGCAAGGGTAGAGAGTTTGAATTGCAAACCCAGATAACACCTGGTCTTTATTGCACAAGGCCTCCATTTAGTTAGGATGGGTCTCCTGACGGGGAGATGGTGTGGAAGAAATCCCTGCAGATTAATCCCCTGGGAGATTCTGCCACAGGCTAGAACAAGACTCCTGGGGAAAAGTTacctggagggggaggagtttgATTATACCAGTGGTCCACGCCCTGAGCAGGATTGAATTGCAGAGGGAGACATGATTGGGGAGAATATTAGACTTCTTGATTCACATAGCTACTCTGGGGAAAATAGTAACCATGCCtcttttcctcttccccctcctctgtgTTGCCCCCGCCAGAGGAGGAAGATTTCTGTGTATGTGGCAGGAATTTTGcccatttgtttttttctcattctTTGTCATTTGTAATCCTGTCTTAGAATCAGCTGATTTGAGCTCTGTCACAGCCGCTTTTCCGCCTCACAGCCCCTTTGCTGCTTCCGATAGGCAGAACTGGACAAAGCCTGGATTGTCAGCAGCGCATTAGGATTTAACACTCTGCTGGTAACAGCACGTTGCATTGACCCTTCTCTTTGCATGGTGCAATCCATGTATTTTGGGGCTGAGCAGATATTTCCCAGAGCTGAAAGGCACCAAGCAAAGGACAACAATGAAATGAAAACTAAGAGCCACTACAGAGATTGGTGTTAGAGTGTGGTTGGCTGCAAGGGTCTCTCCAACAGCAATTCCAGTTCTGCGTCTCACAGCAGGGGTCACTATAGGGAATGATGCATGAGTTCAGTATTATgtacatgagtgtgtgtgtgtgtgtgtgtgtgtgtgtgtgtgtatgggagaATCAGAACTATTCCTATCCCCGCCTCCCTTAGCAGGAGTCACTGCAGAGCAGCCTGCCCCAGCATGTGGAATGCATCACTCTGGAGGGGAGTGAAGAGTGGCAGTGAAAGCTTTTCCCATGCTGCCCTGCTAAGATAGGGCGCAACTGGTTTTCTTttcctgggggggcgggggctcagctTTCCAGTGTTTTGGAAATGCCGCTGTAGGGAACGGTTCCGAATGGCGCAGAAGTGCTGGATGTGGGGCATTCGTATTGCGCAGCACTGCTgcagagcactggctgtggggaatCCCATGGCTGCTGCAGTGGCgcaggaacaatttttatagttgggggtgctgaaggcagaaaccatgtatttggggtGTTATTATTCCATCAAGCAGAGGatgcggcagcacccctagttccagtacctCTGACCTGTTGTAATATCAATTTCTCTCAGCTGGAAGCATGATGAGGTATTGCCTATTTAACATACCTCTCCAGATGAATTAACTTCAACCAGGGAATACCTCTACACAGGCCAAATTTCAGGTAGGACTGCCGCCGTGTCCCCCAAAATAGATACCCCTGTGTCTATAAGGTGATTAGGTTGTCATGCATAACAGCTGCATATTGCAGGGTTTTTTAAGTGACTGCATAAATGTACTCCTGTATTTAAGTTTACAACATAAGCTCCTAGCTCTTGTGGTTGCAACGATAAACGTAAAAATGTGAACAGAAGGTAACTAGATGCAATGACACTAATAATAATACCTGACTCTTATAAAGCActattcatcagtagatctcaaagtcctttacaaaggaggttggtTTCATTATTcctgttttgcagatggggaaattgaggcaacaATAGGTAGGTACCCAGCAGTgaagctgggaataaaacccagttttcctcaatcccaggccagtgctctgttTACTAGGCCACACCGCTCCCCCCAGTTAGAGTGTACTGCCTgatatctgcctgagtctgcagtcagcctgaaacaatagctgagAGATGTGTGAACTGTTTTCATTAACTTCAGCATGATATGAATGAACACatttaacaaaaacatttaatattaaCATTAAATATTTCACCAGTGATCCTTCAAGCACGGTTATCTAGCCCCCCTGCTTATCCGTcattgctgctgcagcactggcaGATATGGGGTGGTTCACTGAGGCAGCTGGTTGCTATCAAGGGTAGTTGGAGTAAGAAATGAGGAATTCAAacatccaccaccaccagcacaACCCACAGATGTATGcctccaccacccctgcccaaaAGGGAGAAAGCAAATAGATGCCTCTTTCCCCAACACCAGCTAGACTCCTATGCCAGATACTCCCTGTGCCAAGATGGGGGTTGGAGGAATCTTTCTGTGCATGCCTACTGCATGTTCCCAATGCCGGTGGTAGGGAAACCTCAGATAAACCAGAGGGATCATCGCAACCAGATGGGTTGTAACTTGTGCCATATGGGAGGCTGCTGTTTTCTGCAAGTCCCTGGGTTCCCTGTGACTGAGGATGGATCATATTGTGCTACATGATGGGATTTTACTGGGGCTAGGTTTCCCCTGCCGGATGGGTTCTCCTACCTCTGCTTACTGGAAGGTTTCCCTGTTTCAGATGGGCTTCCTATATTAGATAACTGGATTAGTAATGCCAGGTGTTGGGTTTCCCGCACCAGTGATGTTTAACTGGGCCACCGTGAGGGATTTCCTTATGTCTTCTGGTGACCTCCTTGAACCACTTGGAAGGATTTGCCATACCACCTGCAGGGTTCCCCTCTGCCAGCTGAAAATTTCCTCCCTTCCAGGTGGATGATCTTTCCATGCCAGGGGAAGGGTTTTCCATGTCAGCTGAGGGATGCCTTGTGCCATCTTGCTCTTTCCCCAAGTCCTTTCAATTGCTGGGGTTGCTAGTGTCTGGCTGCTGTGCATTGCCCTCTTTTAATGGTGCAAATGCATAAGAAACATGTGCTATATTTCCGCAGCGGTAGCCTGGGATGTTCCTTGATTGATTTGGCAGGAATTCACAGGTTGTGTCTAGAATGACCTAACTGTATGGTGTCTTTTTCCTTGCATGCATGCAGTGCCTCAACGCTGatgtttaatgtatttgttttgatTCCCGTAGATAAAGAGAGCTTCTATCCCAGGCTCTGGTGCCCTGAACAGATTGTTAAAAACGTAATCCAACCAGAGAGACAAACCAACAACCTTTCTCGGTGCTAAAGAAGGCAAGCTACAAACCTGAGATGTGCTCTCCAGAGCTACCACAAAACCCTAACCCCCTCAGCTAAAAGTCCCCTCTACACCCTCAACCAAACCTCCCCCACTCTGCAGATTTCAGGCCTCCCCAAATAGGCCCACAGGTTCAGGCTATTTTAGACCAGTTGGGGAGCTCAATGCCACCTCCAGAGAGAACCCTGCTACCAGCTCATTCCTTTCTCACCACAGGGGGTTCAGCTCAAGCACTCACCCCTCTGAGGTCAAGTGTTGCATAGCATGGAGGAGGTCTTAGGGAGGAGATCCCAGaccatttagggctttataggtCAAAATCATTTGACTCAACCAAGAAGCAGCCAGTGCAGATTCCAGAGCACTGGTGTCACATAACACTTAAGAAGTAGGTCTTTTGCTCCAGCTGTGGTTTCCAAGTTGATTTAAGACACGGCCCCTTGTAGAGCACATGGTAAGAAAGACTCCAAGAGGCAGGAGGGAGTCAGGGAAAAGCAATACAGAGTACCAGGTGACTGGCGGGAGAGACATGAGCAAGTATGAAAACAGCTACAGGTCCCTTGCAACTtatgtgcatttaacatgcgcgatttcaacTATACGTGTACGGCCGGAGTGGGAGGCGTGGCCTCAAGtgaggggcgtggcctcaagatttaaaggtcctggggcacctgCCTTTAAATCACCtagggagctcccagctgcagaggttgCTGGTAGCCCCTGTGGCGAACTAAAGGGTccgaggctccagccaccgtggagctctgggccctttaaatgccagctcCAACCaggctgccaaagctgcgggagggatttaaagggttcctaagggctccccacagcggcggGAAGCCCagcagagccctttaaaccccagccacagctctggcggcagggccggggccagcatttaaagggtggctgggagcccgatggagccctttaaatgccttccccaccccccggctGCAGGAGCTGCGGGTGgggtttaaagggcttggggatataATTTTGGCTATATGCGGTTTTCCTTTACACGATAACCTCGGAACCGAACCCCCACCTAAAATGAGACTTgcgtgtacctattgggtttctgggaacttcCGCCCTCCCACTGCTAACAgatcccccctcccagcctaagagaaggatctacaggacctcagaacccaactgattttgggggacaactaataaaagaacagggacaggagtgcggtcagagggtcataagaagggagcctgacagggacaccgagcagagaacctcaGACAGCGCctactgctcctcgaaggcgtcaagggagccagtggatgccacccagagaaactctgcccggatgcgtgaacggactagggatcggaaacaagccccacagtcttgtgtgtgtatatagttagAGATCTTTATTCAACAGACTCCATTCACCTCACCATTAGGTGGCAGTGAGAAATACACACATTGTGACAAGATGCCGGCAATGTTCACAATAAACAAATGTACTGGAGCAGTAATACCAGTTCTGTGCTACGGATGGCAGCATCGGGCAACACAATAGAGGCAGGAATTTGAGACCGCTTCAGGGGAGGGAGTCATGAGGCAAAGCTCAAAGTATCAAAGACAATGCTATACTGGTTACCAAATTCAGACCCTGTCCATTCCTCGCAGCCTGTGAACTGGCCTGTTGCTATTCACACGCAGTTCAGAATAATTCCTATTGGTTTCCAGAAGAGGCGCTGGACTATACACTCGATAAGATTCACTCTTTGTCCTGCTTTCCCGCTGGTGGGGACTTACAGGTCTCATTCCAAAAGGTCCCAGCTAGTCCCTTCTCAGTCTGGTTCTCCTGTGAAAAGGCCAGACTAAAAACAAAGGAGGCCATTGTGCTGGGTTTTAGCAGAGCCTGTTTTAGGGACAGAGGAAGTGTCTATGGTGGAAACTATCTCTTACTACATATGGAGGTGCCATATTTAAGTCTCATTACAGCCATATGGGCACTACACCTCTATCTCtctgcacacagccccaagcTGTTGCAGCCTCTTTTTGGAATCAGAGGCCTTTATAGATTCCTGTTTAGATAACAGGCAAAAGGCCTGTCTTGGAAGGATCAAATCCCAGTCTAGTTCTAGCACACAAAACATGGGCACGCAGAAGCTCCCGACTCAGATGGTAGCTTTGCCAATTCTGCCATTTTCCATTTAATCCCTAGAAGCTCTGTGAGGGCTGGAAATGGCAGGAGAGCTGGCTCAGGCGGCTCACTGGGGCTGTAATCTAACGTGTCctctgtgcttgttctgagcaggGTTAAAGGGCAT
This sequence is a window from Gopherus evgoodei ecotype Sinaloan lineage chromosome 10, rGopEvg1_v1.p, whole genome shotgun sequence. Protein-coding genes within it:
- the GRIFIN gene encoding grifin produces the protein MVLRFEASYPEGLCPGWSVIVKGETNSNANMFEINFLCNAGDQIAFHFNPCFADSKIICNSFLSNRWGPEEVTDTFPLKAKEPFQIEIYSDPDYFHVSIDENKILQYKHRQKQLSAITKLQVVNDVRISSMEITKRGLY